The segment TACTCTTCCACTTTCATTTTTAAGATCAGCTCTTTCTTGCTTCCTTGGATTTTACACGCAGGTTAGTGTAACCGCACTTTCTGCACCTTGTTGCCCTTACAGCATTT is part of the Methanococcoides methylutens MM1 genome and harbors:
- a CDS encoding 50S ribosomal protein L40e, whose product is MARFPEAEERILNKKICMKCSARNAVRATRCRKCGYTNLRVKSKEARKS